The following nucleotide sequence is from Methanocaldococcus jannaschii DSM 2661.
TCTTAATGAGTTCTTGAAGCTCAGCTATACTTTCAGCTCTTTCAGCCTCTGAAAAAACACTTGAAAAAACATTATATAGTTGTTCATCAAGTTCTAATCTATCTGTGAGGAATACTAAGAGGGGATAATTTAATTCTTTCTGTTTAAGTGCTTTTTTGGCATAAAATAACATTGTTATAGATTTACCTGTCCCTTGTGCATGCCATACAATACCGATTCTCCTATCTTCAGGAGTTTCTCCATAAAGTACGGATTTTATTGTTCTATCTACGGCTTTTTTAACTGTATAAAATTGATAATAAGTGGCTATAATCTTTTTCTTATCATGGATGATAAAGTCCTCGAGGAATTCAATAAGATGTTCTTTTTTAAATAAACCCATTAAAAGTATGTCTAAGCTTGTATATGGGTTTCCTTTATATTTATACATTGTATTTCCATAATTATCAACTTCTATAACTTCAACATCGTCATCACTTTCAACTCCTTCCCAAACAAAGAATCTATCCCAATCACTTGTTGGAGAACCGTATTTTGTTTCTAAACCGTCGCTAACAACGAGTATTTGGGCATATTGGTATAGTTGAGGAATATCTTTCATTTTTGTTTTATGGTCGTTAAATGCATCTTTGGCTGTTTGATTGGATTTTGGGCTTTTAAATTCAAAAATTGCAATGGGAATTCCATTTATAAATACAACTAAGTCGGGTCTTCTAAATCTTCCATTTTCATAATAGTATTCAACCTCAAATTGATTGGCTACTAAAAATTCATTTTTATTTATATTTTCAAAGTCTATCAATTTTACAAATCTTGTTTTCTTTTCTCCATTTTCTTTAAATTCTAATTTAACTCCATTAATTAGCATTTCATAAAATATTTTTCCACGCATATTGAAATCTGGGTTATCTATGTTGGTTACAGTTTTATAAACTTTAAGTGCTAATTCTTCAGTAAGCCATGGGTTGATATTCTTTATAGCTTTTATAAATCGGTTTTTAAGTATTGCATCTCTGTAAGATTCCCTCTCATTATATTCTGGAGTTAGTTCAGAACCATGTTTATAGGAATAACCAAGATTTTTGAGTCTTTGTATCGCTGCATTTTCTACAACGTAATCTTCATTTAATTTTGCAGCTTCTTTTTTCATTTTATCACCAATGAATACCCCCACTAATAAAAAATATTTATTTGCAGATATTGGCATTATCTAATTTAGCAATTAAAAAAAATTTTTATAATTCTTCAACTCTCAACTCTCCAAATACCAATTTTGGTAATAAAGCATCTCTAATTTTTTTCAAAACCATAATTTGTTTTTGATTGTTTATAATTTTTTCGAACAATGGTTGAACTAATGAATGGAATTTTTGTAGTATTGGTTGTGGTGGGATAATTATATATTTATTTTCAATATCTGAAATTTTTAAATAAGGTAAAGTAGTTCCTTTTACACTATATACAATTTCTTTTAGTAAAAATCTCAAAAGACAGTAAATAAAGTAATGCTTTTCATTTAGCATGCTACTATCTATAACAGCAAGATGATTTACTGCAGTAAATTTAAAAGGAACTATATTTACTCGAGCTTCTTTCAAAGACTCTCCACTTTTTTGAAATATGATACTTTTTTCATTATATAATTTCATTTTATAATCTTTTAAAGCCAATTCATTTATAAAATCTGAAGATTCAATACAAACTCCTTTTACTAAATGTTTTACTCTTACAAATGGGATTTTAGCGTTTTCAAAGTATATTTCTCTTTGTGGTGCATTACTTCCAGATTCAACTTTTAAAATATCTCCCAATCTCTTGACTTCCCAACCCTTCGGAATCTCTTTATCCAATTCATCATTATAAACAAACTCTTCATTTTTAAACGGCTCAAAATCTATAAACCAATTTTTAAATAATTCTAAAGCTATTTTTTCTAAAATTTCATTTTGTTTTTTCTTATTTTCAATTAAATCATCAAAATATGATAAAACAGTTGCTATTTTTTGTTGTTCTTCTGGTGAAGGATATGGTATTTCAACTTCTTTTAATGTGCTACCTTTTAATTCTGGAAATGTAGAACCTCCAGAAATATCTTTCAAATATTCACTCATTGTTTTTGTCTTAAATAAATAGTAAAGATATTCACTAACCACGCCATCCTTTGGAATAATATTTCTAAATCCTTGATTTGTTGTTAGTGGATTTTTTGCAATAGCCACATAACCAATAGGTGCTCTTGATGTTAGTAAGATTGTTCCTTTTGGAAATATTCTCAATGAACACTCTTTAACAGCTTTTTCTGTAATGTTTCTTTCCCCTCTTGAAATGTAAATATACTCATAATTAGCAAGGTCTTTTGGAGTTATCCAAGGAATATCCCCTCCCCAATATTCTTTAATTTTTGTAGAAGGTGTTGAACCACCAGCAACTTCGCCAATATCTTTAATTTTCTTAACATCCCAATCCTTAGGAATTTTCCCAATATCTGTTTCTTTAAATTCTGTTTCCCATCTAAATTTAACCATAAATAACACCTCAATATGTAATTGCTCCCCAGAGTAAAACTAAACCAGTTATAAATGATGAACCAATGGATGCTATAATGTAAAATTCTTTTGGTAATGAAATTCTAAAAATATAGCTAAA
It contains:
- a CDS encoding restriction endonuclease subunit S, producing the protein MVKFRWETEFKETDIGKIPKDWDVKKIKDIGEVAGGSTPSTKIKEYWGGDIPWITPKDLANYEYIYISRGERNITEKAVKECSLRIFPKGTILLTSRAPIGYVAIAKNPLTTNQGFRNIIPKDGVVSEYLYYLFKTKTMSEYLKDISGGSTFPELKGSTLKEVEIPYPSPEEQQKIATVLSYFDDLIENKKKQNEILEKIALELFKNWFIDFEPFKNEEFVYNDELDKEIPKGWEVKRLGDILKVESGSNAPQREIYFENAKIPFVRVKHLVKGVCIESSDFINELALKDYKMKLYNEKSIIFQKSGESLKEARVNIVPFKFTAVNHLAVIDSSMLNEKHYFIYCLLRFLLKEIVYSVKGTTLPYLKISDIENKYIIIPPQPILQKFHSLVQPLFEKIINNQKQIMVLKKIRDALLPKLVFGELRVEEL